The sequence CCTGCATCTGGAGGAGGACCACCCGGCGGGTCTGCCCGGCCGGGGGCGGCTGTTCTCCGGTGATCATCTGCTGCCCGGGATCAGCCCGCACATCGGGCTGTACGAGGACCCGGACGACACCACGGTCACCGACCCGCTCGGCGACTACCTCGACTCGCTGGAACGGATCGGCCGGCTCGGGGTCGCCGAGGTGCTGCCCGCGCACCAGTACGCGTTCACGGACGCCGCCGGGCGCGTACGGGAGCTGCTGGAGCACCACGAGGACCGGCTGACCGGACTGCTGGCGCTGCTCGCCGTGCCGCTCACCCCGTGGCAGCTGGCCGAGCGGATGGAGTGGAACCGGCCCTGGGCGCAGATCCCGCACACCTCGCGGTCCATCGCCGTCTCCGAGGCCGAGTCCCATCTGCGGCGTCTGGTGAAGCTGGGGCGCGCGGAGGCGGTGGTGGGCGGCGACCCGGTGACGTACGTCGCGGTGTGACCGAGTCCTCCGGCCCGGCCGCGGGGGAGGTCCCGCGCGCCCCGGTAGAGTGAGCGGGTCGTCATCATGCCCGTACAGGGGGAAGCCGGTGCGAATCCGGCGCTGACCGCGCAACCGTGAACCGCCGCACCGGTGGTGAGCCGGACCACCCTGCCGGCGCGTGACCGGCTCGTGCCACCGGGACCCCGGTGGCCGGCACCGTCGAGGTATACGGGGCCGGAGCCCGGTGCCTCGGTGTGCCCGTGCCCGGCCCTCGCAGGAGAGGCCCAGCCAGCCATGACCGTACGACGCAGCGTCAGCGCGCTCGTGACCACCGCCGTACTCCTGGCCGCCGCCGCCCCCGCCGCGGTCGCCGCACCGAGCCCTTCGCCGTCCGCGAAGGCCGACCTCCCGCCGGGCCTGTACGGCACCGGGGACCCGACGTACGACGGGGTCTGGCGGCAGTCGCTGGCCTTCCTCGCGCAGAAGGTCGAGTACGTCACGCCGGCCACGCAGTCGGTGGAGTGGCTGGTGGGCCAGCAGTGCGACAGCGGCGCCTTCCCCGCGTACCGGGACGCCGGCAGGCCGTGCGACGCGTCGACCGTCATGGACACCAACGCCACCGCCGCCGCCGTCCAGGCGCTCGTCGAGCTCGCCGTGCACCGCGAGGCCGTCGACAACGGCGTCAGCTGGCTGAAGTCGGTCCAGAACGAGGACGGCGGGTGGGGCTACAACGCGGGCAGCCCGAGCGACGCCAACTCCACCGCCGTCGTGATCGGCGCCCTCGCCAGGGCGGGCCTCCTGCTCGGCGACGTCACCACCGACGGCGGCCGCACCCCCTACGCCGCGCTCCAGAGCTTCGCCCTCCCGTGCGGCGGCAAGGACGGCGGCGCGTTCGCCTACCAGCCCGGCAAGGACGGCAAGCTCACCGCCAACGCGGACGCCACGGCCGCCGGGGTGCTCGGTTCGATGGGCAAGGGCCTCGCCGTCGGGAACTCCAACGCGGTGAAGGACCCCGTCTGCACGAAGGGCACCGGCCTCACCCCGGAGCAGACCGCGCAGAACGGGGCCCACTACCTCGCGGGCGCCCTCGGCGCCTCGCCCCACCTGAACCTGCCGCCGATGCCGGGCGCCGACGACACCACGCCGAAGCCCGACTTCGGCAACACCGCGGACGCGGTCGTCGCCCTGGCCGCCTCCGGTCACAAGGACAAGGCGGCGGCCTCGGTCCGGTGGCTGGAGAAGAACGCGAAGGGCTGGGCGCGGCAGGGCGGACCCGCCGCGACCGCGCAGCTGGTCCTCGCCGCGCACGCGACCGGCACGGACGCCCGTGACTTCGGCGGTGTCGACCTCGTCAAGCAGCTCAACGCGACCGGCCCGGCTCCCGCCGCCACCGCCGTCCCCTCGCCGACCGCGAGCGCCCAGCGGCCGAAGGGCGACACCAGCAGCGACGACGGCGCGCTCGGCGTCTGGTGGCTGGTCGGCATCGGCCTCGTCGTCGGCGTCGGCATCGGATTCCTGATCAGCCGGCGTGGGAAGAACCCGCGGCTGTGAGGCGCGCGCGGGGCGGATCACCGCACCGGACACCAAGCACCCCACCGGCCGTCGCCCGCACCGGCGCGGCGTCTGTCACGCGCACCGGCGCGCTGACCGCCGCGCTGCTGCTCGCCGTCGCCGCGGCCGTGTCGATGCTGCTGGGTGCCGGGACGGCGCACGCGGCCGGATACCGCTACTGGTCGTTCTGGGAGGGCAACGGGAAGTCCTGGGAGTACGCCACCCAGGGGCCGTCCCTGGTCCGCCCGGACGACGGCACGGTGCAGGGCTTCCGGTTCTCCGTGAGCCAGGACTCCCAGGACGCGGCCCAGCCGCGCCGGGCCCCCGGCTTCGGGGCGATCTGTGCGGGTACCCCGGCCGAGGACGGCACCAAGCGGGTAGCGCTGGTCATCGACTCCGGTACGGCGGCGGACGCCCCGGACGGGGAGACGCCGCCCGCGCCGCGTACCGCGTGTGCGCGGGTCGGACCGGACGCGAGCACCGCGGAGGCGCTCGCCTCGGTGGCGAAGCCACTGCGGTACAGCGGTGACGCACTGCTCTGCGCGATCTCCGGCTATCCGGCATCGGGCTGCGGGGACCAGGTCTCCGGCGACAGCGGCGGTGACGGCGGCAGGAAGTCGGCCGCGCCCGGGGACGCGACCCCAAACTCGGCGTCCACCGCCGCCCGGGGGAACGGTGACGGGAACGGCGGAAGCCTGCCGTCGGCCGGTGTGCTGGTCGGTGTCGGCGCCGTGCTGCTGCTCGGGATCGCCGCCGTCCTCCAGGCCCGCCGCCGCCGATGACCCGCTCCACCGGCACGGCCCGGCTCCACCGTTCGCTGCGTGCGCCCGAGGCCGACCGCGGCAACGCGCTGCCCGCCGGGGCGTGGTGGCTGTGGGCCCTGGGACTGGCCACGGCGGCTTCGCGGACCACCAACCCGCTGCTGCTCGGGCTGCTGGTCGGCGTGGCGGGCTATGTGGTGGCGGCGCGCCGTACGGACGCGCCGTGGGCCCGCTCGTACGGGGCGTTCCTCAAGCTCGGGCTCTTCGTCGTCGGGGTGCGGCTGCTGTTCTCGATGTTCCTCGGTTCGCCGATCCCGGGGACGCACACCGTGTTCACCCTGCCCGAAGTCCCCCTGCCCGACTGGGCGCGGGGAGTCAGGATCGGTGGCCGGGTCACCGCCGAGCAGCTGCTCTTCGCGCTGTACGACGGGGCCAAGCTGGCGACCCTGCTGATCTGTGTCGGCGCGGCGAACTCACTGGCCAACCCTGCCCGGCTGCTGAAGTCGCTGCCGGGCGCGCTGTACGAGGTGGGGGTCGCCGTCGTCGTCGCGATGACGTTCGCGCCCCACATGGTGGCCGACGTGGTGCGGCTGCGCACCGCACGGCGGCTGCGGGGCCGGCCCGCCGGGGGCATCCGGGCCGTCGCGCAGATCGGCCTGCCGGTGCTGGAGGGCGCGCTGGAGCGTTCGGTCGCGGTGGCGGCGTCGATGGACGCGCGCGGCTACGGGCGCAGCGCCCAGGTGCCGCCCGCCGTACGGCACACCACGAATGTCCTCACCCTGGGCGGTCTGCTCGGGGTGTGCGCGGGCACATACGGGCTGCTGGCCTCGCAGGGGGCGGTGTACGGGCTGCCGTTGCTGCTCGCCGGGCTCGTGGCGGCGATGGCCGGGCTGCGGCTCGGCGGGCGCCGTTCGGTACGGACCCGCTACCGCCCGGACCGGTGGGGGGCGCGGGCCTGGCTGGTGGCGGGCTCGGGTGCGGTGGTCGCGGCCGCGATGATCTGGGCGGGCGGCGTCGACGCGGAGGCGCTGCACCCCGGCGTCGTCCCTCCGGTCGCCCCGGTGCTGCCGCTGTGGCCCGCCGCCGCGACGCTGATCGGGCTGCTGCCCGCGCTGGTCGCACCGGTACCGCCGTCCCCCAACGGCTCCAAGGAGCAGGCGTGATCAGGTTCGAGCAGGTTTCCGTACGGTACGAGGGAACGGACTCGCCGACCCTGTCGGGGGTCGATCTCACCGTGCCCGAGGGCGAGTTGGTGCTGCTTGTCGGCCCGTCCGGGGTCGGCAAGTCGACGCTGCTCGGCGCCGTGTCCGGTCTCGTTCCGCACTTCACCGGCGGGGTGCTGACCGGCCGGGTCACGGTCGGCGGCCGGGACACCCGTACCCACAAGCCCCGTGAACTGGCCGATCTGGTCGGCACGGTGGGCCAGGACCCACTGGCCCACTTCGTCACCGACACCGTCGAGGACGAGCTGGCGTACGGCATGGAGTCGCTGGGCCTGGCCCCCGAGGTGATGCGCCGCCGGGTCGAGGAGACGCTGGATCTGCTGGGCCTGGCCGAGCTGCGCGACCGGCCGATCGCCACACTGTCGGGCGGCCAGCAGCAGCGGGTCGCGATCGGTTCGGTGCTCACACCGCACCCCGAGGTGCTGGTGCTGGACGAGCCGACGTCCGCGCTGGACCCGGCGGCGGCCGAGGAGGTCCTGGCCGTGCTCCAGCGGCTGGTGCACGACCTGGGCACGACGGTCCTGATGGCCGAGCACCGGCTGGAGCGGGTGGTCCAGTACGCGGACCAGGTCGTCCTCCTGCCGTCCCCCGGCGCCGCGCCGGTGATGGGCGCGCCCGCGGACATCATGGCGGTGTCGCCCGTACGTCCGCCGGTGGCGGAGCTGGGGCTGCTCGCGGGCTGGGACCCGCTGCCGCTGTCGGTGCGCGATGCCCGGCGCCGGGCATCGGGACTCCGGGACCGGCTGGCGTCGGTCCGTCCCCCCGCCGTGCCGGCCTCGGCGGGTACGGGGGCCGGCCGGGTGGGCACGGCGGCTGCGGCAGGCGGTCCGGCGGGGGCTCCGGTGGGTGCCGCCCCGGCACCGGCCCGCGGGGCGGTACACCGCGGGCCGCTCGCCCGGCTGCTGGGGCGCGGGAGCGCCGCCCCCGCGCGGGACGCCGTCGCCGACCCCGTCACCCGGGTCGACGGCCTCGGGGTCCGGCGGGGCAGGGTCGAGGCCCTGCGCCGGGTGTCGCTCACCCTCGCCCCCGGTGAAACGGTGGCGCTGATGGGCCGCAACGGAGCGGGCAAGTCCACGCTGCTCGCCGCCCTCGTCGGCATGATCGAGCCCACCTCGGGCACCGTCCTCGTCGGCGGTCTGGCCCCGTCCCGTACACATCCTCGCGAGATGGTGCGCCGGGTCGGGCTGGTCCCGCAGGAACCGCGCGACCTGCTGTACGCGGACACGGTGGCCGCCGAGTGCGCCGCGGCCGACTCCGACGCGGGTGCCGGGGCGGGCAGCTGCCGGGCCCTGGTCTCGGAGCTGCTGCCGGGCGTACCGGACGACATCCACCCCCGCGACCTCTCCGAGGGCCAGCGGCTCGCGCTGGCCCTGGCCGTCGTCCTCACCGCGCGTCCCCCGCTCCTGCTCCTGGACGAGCCGACCCGCGGCCTCGACTACGCGGCCAAGGCCCGGCTGGTGGGTGTGCTCCGCGGGCTGGCCGAAGAAGGGCACGCCATCGTCCTGGCGACGCACGACGTGGAACTCGCGGCCGAGGTGGCCCACCGGGTGGTGATCCTCGCCGACGGGGAGGTCGTCGCGGACGGCCCGACCGGGCAGGTGGTGGTCTCCTCGCCCGCGTTCGCCCCGCAGACCGCGAAGGTGCTGGCCCCGCAGGAGTGGCTGACCGTGACGCAGGTACGAACCGCTCTGGAGGGCACCGCATGACGGGCACGGCGGACCGATCCGGTACGGACGGGGCCCGCGTGACGGGGCCGCCGCACGGGACCGGGGCGAGGGGCGCGGACGCGCCGGCCGGCCGGCGGGCGCGGCCGGTGCGGCTCGGCCCGCGGGCGATCGCCGCGCTCGTCCTGATCAGCGCGATCGGCGTGGCCGCCTTCGGCTGGCCGCTGCTCGCCGGCAAGGAGTTCGGCCTCGCGCACGCGCAGGACGCGCCATGGCTCTTCGGGGCGCTGCTGCCGCTGCTCGTCGGGGTGGTCGTGGCGATGATCGCCGACTCCGGCCTGGACGCGAAGGCGGTCGCGATGCTGGGGGTGCTGGCGGCGGTCGGTGCCGCGCTGCGCC is a genomic window of Streptomyces sp. NBC_01237 containing:
- a CDS encoding prenyltransferase/squalene oxidase repeat-containing protein, producing the protein MTVRRSVSALVTTAVLLAAAAPAAVAAPSPSPSAKADLPPGLYGTGDPTYDGVWRQSLAFLAQKVEYVTPATQSVEWLVGQQCDSGAFPAYRDAGRPCDASTVMDTNATAAAVQALVELAVHREAVDNGVSWLKSVQNEDGGWGYNAGSPSDANSTAVVIGALARAGLLLGDVTTDGGRTPYAALQSFALPCGGKDGGAFAYQPGKDGKLTANADATAAGVLGSMGKGLAVGNSNAVKDPVCTKGTGLTPEQTAQNGAHYLAGALGASPHLNLPPMPGADDTTPKPDFGNTADAVVALAASGHKDKAAASVRWLEKNAKGWARQGGPAATAQLVLAAHATGTDARDFGGVDLVKQLNATGPAPAATAVPSPTASAQRPKGDTSSDDGALGVWWLVGIGLVVGVGIGFLISRRGKNPRL
- a CDS encoding SCO2322 family protein, encoding MLLGAGTAHAAGYRYWSFWEGNGKSWEYATQGPSLVRPDDGTVQGFRFSVSQDSQDAAQPRRAPGFGAICAGTPAEDGTKRVALVIDSGTAADAPDGETPPAPRTACARVGPDASTAEALASVAKPLRYSGDALLCAISGYPASGCGDQVSGDSGGDGGRKSAAPGDATPNSASTAARGNGDGNGGSLPSAGVLVGVGAVLLLGIAAVLQARRRR
- a CDS encoding energy-coupling factor transporter transmembrane component T; the encoded protein is MTRSTGTARLHRSLRAPEADRGNALPAGAWWLWALGLATAASRTTNPLLLGLLVGVAGYVVAARRTDAPWARSYGAFLKLGLFVVGVRLLFSMFLGSPIPGTHTVFTLPEVPLPDWARGVRIGGRVTAEQLLFALYDGAKLATLLICVGAANSLANPARLLKSLPGALYEVGVAVVVAMTFAPHMVADVVRLRTARRLRGRPAGGIRAVAQIGLPVLEGALERSVAVAASMDARGYGRSAQVPPAVRHTTNVLTLGGLLGVCAGTYGLLASQGAVYGLPLLLAGLVAAMAGLRLGGRRSVRTRYRPDRWGARAWLVAGSGAVVAAAMIWAGGVDAEALHPGVVPPVAPVLPLWPAAATLIGLLPALVAPVPPSPNGSKEQA
- a CDS encoding ABC transporter ATP-binding protein codes for the protein MIRFEQVSVRYEGTDSPTLSGVDLTVPEGELVLLVGPSGVGKSTLLGAVSGLVPHFTGGVLTGRVTVGGRDTRTHKPRELADLVGTVGQDPLAHFVTDTVEDELAYGMESLGLAPEVMRRRVEETLDLLGLAELRDRPIATLSGGQQQRVAIGSVLTPHPEVLVLDEPTSALDPAAAEEVLAVLQRLVHDLGTTVLMAEHRLERVVQYADQVVLLPSPGAAPVMGAPADIMAVSPVRPPVAELGLLAGWDPLPLSVRDARRRASGLRDRLASVRPPAVPASAGTGAGRVGTAAAAGGPAGAPVGAAPAPARGAVHRGPLARLLGRGSAAPARDAVADPVTRVDGLGVRRGRVEALRRVSLTLAPGETVALMGRNGAGKSTLLAALVGMIEPTSGTVLVGGLAPSRTHPREMVRRVGLVPQEPRDLLYADTVAAECAAADSDAGAGAGSCRALVSELLPGVPDDIHPRDLSEGQRLALALAVVLTARPPLLLLDEPTRGLDYAAKARLVGVLRGLAEEGHAIVLATHDVELAAEVAHRVVILADGEVVADGPTGQVVVSSPAFAPQTAKVLAPQEWLTVTQVRTALEGTA